In Methanococcoides sp. LMO-2, a single window of DNA contains:
- a CDS encoding DNA topoisomerase: MTTVVFTEKNKAAAQISNILAGGSARRTIVDGVPVYEFQRNGVPWKVMGLAGHIMGYDYPEEFSNWRDVDPAMLLDTEPIKKVTKTQFGSAILKLSKDADLLVLACDFDREGENIGFEAKSIAEKVSGSTVKRARFSSLSKSEIDKAFTDLVEPDENMAMSAEARQILDLKMGAAFTRFVTLSVRERARTKGVLSIGPCQTPTCGFVYERELAIRKFDPKDFWKIEGIFNGKGTDFTGAHRGGHIYEKEKADAIFSKLKNCRTAVVSKKTVKEMKTNPPFPLNTNEFLKRSSKYLGVSPEQALEIAEQLYLSGFTSYPRTETNKYADDMDFKKILKGFTRGDYQDFAMLLLSQDKITPRNGKKDGHDHPPIHPIKAGSRAEVEKAVKMPRAWDVYDLIVRHFIANLLPEAIFEKTRFEITAEGELFDSTGSVQKSAGWLAVYPFEKPQDKLLPLLEEKDVIDVKKINNIKSQTTPPKRLTEAELLTLMDKHGIGTKATAPSHIETNKKRGYFETKGKTIAIMDTGFTLMDALNSSVPILVKPDIRSRIESLIQEVEDGTKKFPLALEEGTTLIKEMYSHLLKNRELMVSQIAGTITDEAVAADKKNHVGTCPECGRMLRMVITDKGRFVGCTGYPQCKNTYPLPKAGALAVQRSRKCKKDGIAVIKVGNKYFWSVGIGPCFSCEKEKECFPPEVIGPCPSCDGQMFLIATKDSRFLGCTKRCGHTQSVPKKGRLTVTDKVCEGCGWHFIRVKEQGKDAKEYCANRKCEAAAAARKDAIRKARTRE, from the coding sequence ATGACCACAGTCGTATTTACTGAGAAGAACAAAGCTGCAGCCCAGATCTCGAACATATTGGCCGGAGGCTCGGCCAGACGAACAATTGTAGACGGGGTTCCTGTTTATGAGTTCCAGAGGAATGGTGTCCCCTGGAAAGTAATGGGACTAGCAGGCCATATCATGGGATATGACTATCCGGAGGAGTTCAGTAACTGGAGGGATGTGGATCCTGCCATGCTTCTGGACACCGAACCGATAAAAAAGGTAACTAAGACCCAGTTTGGCAGTGCTATACTAAAGCTTTCAAAGGATGCTGACCTTCTGGTCCTTGCCTGCGATTTTGACCGGGAAGGGGAAAATATCGGCTTTGAAGCAAAATCCATAGCCGAAAAGGTATCCGGATCAACCGTCAAACGTGCCAGGTTCTCTTCTCTTTCAAAAAGTGAGATTGACAAGGCCTTCACTGATCTTGTGGAGCCTGATGAGAACATGGCAATGTCCGCAGAGGCAAGACAGATACTTGACCTCAAAATGGGTGCAGCATTTACACGTTTTGTAACGCTTTCCGTAAGGGAACGTGCAAGAACAAAAGGTGTCCTGTCCATCGGTCCCTGCCAGACTCCCACATGTGGTTTCGTCTATGAGCGTGAACTTGCAATACGTAAGTTCGATCCAAAGGACTTCTGGAAGATCGAGGGTATCTTCAACGGAAAAGGTACCGATTTTACAGGTGCCCACCGCGGAGGTCACATCTATGAAAAGGAAAAGGCCGATGCAATATTCAGCAAGTTGAAGAATTGCAGGACCGCGGTGGTATCGAAGAAGACCGTAAAGGAGATGAAGACAAATCCTCCGTTCCCGCTTAACACCAACGAGTTCCTCAAACGTTCATCCAAATACCTCGGTGTAAGCCCCGAACAGGCCCTGGAGATCGCAGAACAGCTCTATCTTTCGGGTTTCACAAGTTACCCGAGGACAGAGACCAACAAGTATGCTGATGACATGGATTTCAAGAAGATCCTCAAAGGTTTTACCAGAGGAGATTATCAGGACTTTGCCATGCTGCTTCTTTCCCAGGATAAGATAACTCCTCGAAACGGAAAGAAAGACGGACATGACCACCCCCCTATTCATCCGATCAAGGCCGGCTCCCGTGCAGAGGTGGAAAAAGCTGTCAAGATGCCCCGTGCATGGGATGTCTATGATCTCATCGTAAGACACTTTATTGCAAACCTCCTGCCCGAAGCCATATTTGAGAAGACCCGTTTTGAGATTACAGCAGAAGGCGAGCTATTCGATTCCACAGGCTCTGTCCAGAAGAGCGCCGGCTGGCTTGCAGTATATCCTTTTGAAAAGCCACAGGACAAGCTCCTGCCACTCCTTGAAGAGAAGGATGTTATTGACGTAAAGAAGATCAACAACATCAAGTCACAGACAACACCTCCAAAGAGGCTAACAGAAGCTGAACTGCTGACACTTATGGACAAGCATGGTATAGGTACCAAGGCAACTGCTCCTTCCCACATTGAGACCAACAAGAAACGTGGTTATTTTGAGACAAAGGGCAAGACCATTGCAATAATGGATACAGGATTCACTCTGATGGATGCGCTGAACAGCTCTGTTCCTATACTTGTCAAACCGGATATTCGTTCCAGGATCGAATCCCTGATTCAGGAGGTTGAGGACGGAACAAAGAAGTTCCCACTGGCTCTTGAGGAAGGAACTACACTTATCAAGGAGATGTATTCCCACCTGTTGAAGAACCGCGAACTTATGGTTTCGCAGATAGCAGGCACAATTACCGATGAGGCTGTTGCAGCTGACAAGAAGAACCACGTCGGCACATGTCCGGAATGCGGCCGTATGCTTCGCATGGTCATCACTGACAAAGGCCGTTTCGTGGGATGCACGGGATATCCTCAGTGCAAGAACACATATCCGCTTCCAAAGGCAGGTGCCCTGGCGGTACAGCGCTCCAGGAAGTGCAAAAAGGATGGCATTGCAGTTATAAAGGTCGGAAACAAATATTTCTGGTCTGTGGGAATCGGTCCGTGTTTTTCATGTGAGAAGGAAAAGGAATGCTTCCCTCCTGAAGTCATAGGTCCGTGCCCTTCATGTGATGGCCAGATGTTCCTTATCGCTACAAAGGATTCACGTTTCCTGGGATGCACCAAAAGGTGTGGCCATACCCAATCGGTCCCTAAGAAAGGTCGCCTGACCGTGACGGACAAGGTCTGTGAGGGTTGTGGATGGCACTTCATAAGGGTAAAAGAACAGGGCAAGGATGCAAAAGAATACTGTGCCAACCGTAAATGTGAAGCAGCAGCTGCAGCCCGTAAGGATGCGATCAGGAAAGCCAGGACCAGAGAATAA
- a CDS encoding nitroreductase family protein — protein MSATIETIFARRSIREYTEDPVSNDDINTILDCGRWAPSGLNNQPWKFIVIRNEDTINELADCTHYSKIVLQANVLIAVYLDQETMYHHDKDVLAIGASIQNILLACEDLGLGAVWLGEILKKSEQVNTILEVPESLELMAVLAIGQPVERERTSTRKALEEITFNEKYGEKWTGEN, from the coding sequence ATGTCAGCTACTATAGAGACCATATTTGCACGCAGAAGCATCAGGGAATACACAGAAGACCCTGTAAGCAACGATGACATCAACACCATCCTGGATTGTGGCAGGTGGGCACCGTCAGGCCTTAACAACCAGCCCTGGAAGTTCATCGTGATCCGTAACGAGGACACCATCAATGAACTGGCAGACTGCACACATTACTCAAAGATAGTCCTGCAGGCAAACGTCCTGATAGCAGTATATCTCGATCAGGAGACGATGTATCACCACGACAAGGATGTACTTGCCATCGGTGCTTCCATACAGAACATACTTCTTGCCTGCGAGGACCTTGGACTTGGAGCGGTGTGGCTCGGAGAGATCCTCAAAAAGAGCGAACAGGTAAATACCATTCTTGAAGTGCCGGAAAGTCTTGAACTTATGGCAGTCCTTGCTATCGGCCAGCCCGTGGAAAGAGAACGTACATCAACAAGGAAAGCTCTCGAAGAGATCACATTCAACGAAAAGTATGGTGAAAAGTGGACAGGCGAAAACTAA
- the ilvC gene encoding ketol-acid reductoisomerase has protein sequence MVEMFYDKDADLGALKGKTVAVMGYGSQGHAQAQNLHDSGLDVVIGLREGSRRWAQAENDGLKVMTVADAAKAADVIQILLPDEIQSQVYYAEIEPGLEAGNALVFSHGFNIHYNQIVPSKDVDVYMVAPKSPGHLVRRTYNEGAGVPGLIAIYQDATGNAHEMALAHAKGVGCTRAGVIETTFREETETDLFGEQVDLCGGVASLIKTSFEVLVEAGYQPEMAYFETLHELKLIVDLIHEGGLEKMWYSVSNTAEYGGLTVGPQVINEESREAMYIALERIQNGEFAREFVLEGQTNHAVLTSMERLENEHPVEVVGKKLRAMMPWLNSELNEE, from the coding sequence ATGGTAGAAATGTTCTATGACAAAGACGCCGATCTCGGCGCACTTAAAGGTAAAACAGTAGCTGTAATGGGCTACGGTAGCCAGGGACACGCACAGGCACAGAACCTTCACGACTCAGGCCTTGATGTTGTCATCGGCCTCAGGGAAGGAAGCCGCCGCTGGGCACAGGCAGAGAACGACGGTCTTAAGGTAATGACAGTTGCAGATGCTGCAAAGGCTGCAGACGTCATCCAGATCCTCCTTCCTGATGAGATCCAGTCACAGGTATACTACGCAGAGATCGAGCCAGGGCTTGAAGCAGGCAATGCACTCGTATTCTCCCACGGATTTAACATCCACTACAACCAGATCGTACCATCAAAAGATGTGGACGTCTACATGGTCGCACCAAAGAGCCCGGGACACCTTGTAAGAAGGACCTACAATGAAGGCGCTGGTGTTCCAGGTCTTATCGCTATCTACCAGGATGCAACAGGAAATGCACATGAGATGGCACTCGCACACGCAAAGGGTGTCGGCTGTACAAGAGCCGGTGTCATCGAGACAACCTTCCGCGAGGAAACTGAGACCGATCTCTTCGGTGAGCAGGTAGACCTCTGTGGTGGTGTTGCAAGCCTCATCAAGACATCCTTCGAAGTACTCGTTGAAGCAGGTTACCAGCCGGAAATGGCATACTTCGAGACACTCCACGAGCTCAAGCTCATCGTTGACCTCATCCATGAGGGCGGTCTTGAGAAGATGTGGTATTCAGTCTCCAACACAGCAGAATACGGTGGTCTCACAGTTGGCCCACAGGTCATCAACGAAGAGTCCCGTGAAGCAATGTACATTGCACTCGAGAGGATCCAGAACGGTGAGTTCGCACGTGAGTTCGTCCTTGAAGGACAAACAAACCACGCTGTACTTACCTCCATGGAGCGTCTGGAGAACGAGCACCCTGTCGAGGTCGTTGGTAAGAAGCTCAGGGCAATGATGCCATGGCTCAACAGCGAGCTCAACGAAGAGTAA
- the ilvN gene encoding acetolactate synthase small subunit, with amino-acid sequence MKHTLAVLVENKYGVLTRVAGLFSRRGFNIDSLAVGITEDPTISRMTIVVRGDEHVLEQVTKQLNKLIEVIRVTDLGADESVERELALIKVNTDASNRAEIIQIVDIFRARIIDVASKSVTIEVTGDANKIKAIQTLLRPFGIKEMARTGKVALTRGSKSS; translated from the coding sequence ATGAAACATACACTTGCAGTTCTGGTAGAGAACAAATATGGAGTACTGACAAGGGTTGCAGGGCTATTCTCACGACGTGGTTTCAATATTGACAGCCTTGCAGTGGGAATCACTGAAGACCCCACCATCTCAAGGATGACAATTGTTGTTCGCGGCGATGAGCATGTGCTTGAGCAGGTCACAAAGCAGCTTAACAAGCTTATCGAAGTCATTCGTGTAACAGACCTTGGAGCTGATGAATCCGTTGAAAGGGAACTGGCACTTATAAAAGTGAATACTGATGCCAGCAACCGTGCTGAGATCATCCAGATCGTGGATATCTTCAGGGCAAGGATAATTGACGTTGCTTCAAAATCAGTTACCATTGAGGTCACAGGAGATGCCAACAAGATCAAGGCGATCCAGACATTGCTGAGACCTTTCGGTATCAAGGAAATGGCAAGGACCGGTAAGGTAGCACTTACAAGGGGTTCTAAAAGTTCATAA
- a CDS encoding acetolactate synthase large subunit: MTGKPERMTGARAFVECLYRENVEVLFGYPGGVLLPIYDELYDAHLHHLLVRHEQAAVHAAEGYARATGKVGVCLATSGPGATNLVTGIANAYMDSIPLVAFTGQVPSSMLGNDAFQEANITGITMPITKHNYLVQDAKDLPRIIKEAFHIASTGRPGPVLIDMPKDVTTDEIDFVYPDKVELRGYKPTYKGNSQQIKRAATAIAKSKRPVIYAGGGVIGSDASKELLSFAEKIRAPVTTTLTGIGGFPNDNELYLGMPGMHGTKYANYAIQESDLLIAVGARFDDRVTGKLKSFAPNAKIIHIDIDPAEISKNITVDIPIVGDAKNILKSLLPHVSECDTKEWLDKVAIWKRDFPLYYVNRDDAIKPQYIIEQINEACPDAIIVTEVGQHQMWAAQYFKYKEPRTFITSGGLGTMGYGFPAAIGAKLGRPDKVVFDISGDGSFQMNSQEMATIVQNDIPIIIALFNNGYLGMVRQWQALFFEHRYSHTTIEDSVDFVKLAEAYGALGIRVEKPSEVRPAIEKAIEANRPVIIDFIVEREENVSPMVPAGAAINEILDLERTQ, encoded by the coding sequence ATGACCGGAAAACCAGAAAGAATGACAGGCGCAAGAGCATTCGTCGAGTGCCTGTACAGGGAAAATGTCGAAGTTCTATTCGGATACCCGGGCGGCGTGCTGCTCCCTATCTATGATGAACTCTATGATGCACACCTGCACCATCTGCTCGTCAGGCATGAGCAGGCAGCAGTCCATGCAGCCGAAGGATATGCAAGGGCTACAGGAAAGGTAGGCGTCTGCCTGGCAACATCAGGCCCAGGAGCAACAAACCTTGTCACAGGTATCGCAAACGCATACATGGATTCAATTCCACTGGTAGCTTTTACAGGACAGGTACCAAGCTCAATGTTAGGTAACGATGCTTTCCAGGAAGCTAACATCACAGGCATCACGATGCCTATCACAAAACACAACTATCTCGTACAGGATGCAAAGGACCTGCCAAGGATAATCAAAGAGGCATTCCACATCGCCTCCACAGGCAGGCCGGGTCCTGTTCTTATTGATATGCCAAAGGATGTTACGACCGATGAGATCGATTTCGTATATCCTGACAAGGTCGAGCTTCGCGGCTACAAGCCAACATACAAAGGCAACAGCCAGCAGATCAAAAGAGCTGCAACAGCCATCGCAAAATCAAAAAGACCTGTTATCTACGCAGGTGGTGGCGTAATCGGTTCAGATGCAAGCAAGGAACTGCTTTCCTTTGCAGAAAAGATCAGGGCACCTGTCACAACAACACTGACCGGCATAGGCGGTTTCCCCAACGACAATGAACTTTACCTAGGGATGCCCGGAATGCACGGTACAAAGTATGCAAACTATGCGATACAGGAATCAGACCTCCTGATCGCTGTAGGTGCACGTTTTGACGACAGGGTCACAGGAAAGCTCAAGTCATTTGCACCAAATGCAAAGATAATTCACATTGATATCGATCCTGCAGAGATCTCAAAGAACATCACTGTGGACATACCCATCGTTGGAGATGCTAAAAACATCCTCAAGTCACTCCTCCCACATGTTAGCGAATGTGACACAAAGGAATGGCTTGACAAGGTCGCCATCTGGAAGAGGGATTTCCCGCTTTACTACGTCAACAGAGATGATGCGATCAAGCCACAGTACATCATCGAACAGATCAATGAGGCATGTCCTGATGCGATCATCGTAACCGAGGTAGGACAGCACCAGATGTGGGCAGCCCAGTACTTCAAGTACAAAGAGCCACGCACATTCATAACCTCAGGCGGACTGGGAACCATGGGATACGGATTCCCCGCAGCCATCGGTGCAAAGCTCGGAAGGCCTGACAAGGTCGTCTTCGACATTTCCGGTGACGGATCATTCCAGATGAACTCCCAGGAAATGGCAACCATCGTACAGAACGATATTCCGATCATCATTGCACTGTTCAACAACGGTTACCTGGGAATGGTCAGGCAGTGGCAGGCATTGTTCTTCGAACACCGCTATTCACACACCACCATCGAGGACAGCGTTGACTTCGTCAAACTGGCAGAGGCATACGGCGCTCTTGGAATTCGTGTTGAGAAGCCATCAGAGGTCAGACCTGCAATTGAAAAGGCCATCGAAGCGAACAGACCTGTGATCATCGACTTCATCGTCGAGAGGGAAGAGAACGTATCACCAATGGTACCGGCAGGCGCAGCGATCAACGAAATACTTGACCTGGAGAGGACACAATGA
- a CDS encoding (R)-citramalate synthase yields MTLFENIRFLDTTLRDGEQTPGVALKTEEKVWIARKLDDLGVNIIEAGSAITSEGEREAIRAVTAEGLDAEICSYCRIMQQDVDYALECDVDSIHLVAPVSDLHINVKLKKDREALKEMALSATEYAKDHGLIVELSGEDASRADLDFLTDLYKAGVEVGADRVCFCDTVGLLVPERTTEIFKELTSAIDVPVAIHCHNDFGLAVSNTIAALNGGAKEAHMTINGIGERAGNTALEEVVMVLEWLYKYDTGIKTDELYKTSRLVSRLTGLAVASNKPLVGGNAFTHEAGIHVHGLLADTSTYEPITPESIGRERQIVLGKHAGKSSVTLALKELGLDVDESQLNEIVGRVKELGDHGKRVTDADLQTIAEAVLDIYRESKVKLEEFTVVSGNKAIPTASVRLTVDGKEIVEAGIGDGPVDATFEGIRKAISGFADIQLEEYHVDAITGGTDALVEVLVKLSREGKMVTSRGARTDIILASVEAIINGINQLIQD; encoded by the coding sequence ATTACATTATTCGAAAATATCCGGTTTTTGGACACAACTTTACGAGACGGTGAACAGACACCTGGTGTCGCACTGAAAACAGAAGAGAAAGTCTGGATCGCACGCAAGCTCGACGATCTGGGAGTAAACATCATCGAAGCAGGTTCTGCCATCACTTCAGAGGGCGAGCGCGAAGCAATTCGTGCTGTGACAGCTGAAGGTCTGGACGCAGAGATATGCAGCTACTGCCGCATTATGCAGCAGGATGTGGACTATGCCTTAGAGTGTGATGTGGATTCGATTCACCTCGTGGCTCCTGTATCAGACCTTCATATTAATGTGAAGCTCAAGAAGGACAGGGAAGCATTAAAGGAAATGGCATTAAGTGCCACCGAATATGCAAAGGACCATGGTCTTATAGTGGAGCTTAGCGGAGAGGATGCATCCAGAGCAGATCTGGATTTCTTAACGGACCTGTACAAGGCAGGTGTGGAAGTAGGTGCTGACAGGGTATGTTTCTGTGATACTGTGGGATTGCTTGTTCCAGAAAGAACGACCGAGATATTCAAAGAACTTACATCAGCTATCGATGTACCGGTAGCCATCCACTGTCATAATGATTTCGGCCTCGCGGTCTCGAACACCATCGCTGCACTGAACGGTGGTGCGAAAGAAGCGCACATGACCATCAATGGCATCGGAGAAAGGGCAGGAAATACTGCGCTTGAAGAAGTAGTGATGGTACTTGAGTGGCTCTACAAATACGACACCGGAATCAAGACCGATGAGCTTTACAAGACCTCAAGGCTTGTCAGCCGCCTGACAGGACTGGCTGTAGCATCGAACAAGCCTCTTGTCGGTGGAAATGCATTCACTCACGAGGCAGGTATCCACGTACACGGATTACTGGCAGATACCTCCACATATGAGCCGATAACACCGGAAAGCATCGGACGTGAAAGGCAGATCGTGCTTGGAAAGCATGCAGGCAAGAGCTCAGTGACACTTGCATTAAAGGAACTGGGACTTGATGTGGATGAATCTCAGCTCAATGAGATCGTGGGTCGTGTCAAAGAGTTAGGTGATCATGGCAAGCGTGTCACAGATGCAGACCTCCAGACAATCGCTGAAGCTGTGCTTGATATCTACCGCGAATCAAAAGTCAAGCTCGAGGAGTTCACTGTTGTCTCAGGTAACAAGGCAATACCAACCGCTTCCGTGAGACTTACCGTTGATGGAAAGGAGATCGTGGAAGCAGGCATCGGAGACGGACCTGTTGATGCAACTTTCGAGGGAATACGCAAGGCCATTTCAGGTTTTGCAGATATCCAGCTTGAAGAATATCATGTGGATGCTATCACCGGTGGTACCGATGCACTTGTAGAAGTACTGGTGAAGCTTTCCAGGGAAGGAAAGATGGTCACTTCAAGAGGTGCCCGCACAGACATAATCCTGGCATCCGTAGAAGCGATCATAAACGGAATCAACCAGCTGATACAGGACTGA
- a CDS encoding M42 family metallopeptidase, with protein MELEKLLEKLSNAHGISGYENNIKDIMEEEIKPYVDEARTDKMGNLITTKKGEGPAIMLAAHMDEIGLMVQYIDDNGFLRFVKIGGWFDQTLHSQRVVVHGSNGPITGVIGSKPPHVMKEEDRKRPVKAEDMFIDIGAKDKEDAINMGVDVGTAISLDRDYAPLANGLVTCKAFDNRAGVAMLIDAMKQLSENHVKATVHAVGTVQEEVGLKGARTSAFGLNPDVAIAVDVTFPGDHPGIDKKDSALEMGKGAVITVVDASGRGLIADRNVVKWLKETAEENDIPYQLNVGGGGTTDATAIHLTREGIPSSTISVPTRYIHSPVEVLSLEDLQACADLIAKAVLNIDKYF; from the coding sequence ATGGAACTAGAGAAGCTACTTGAAAAGTTATCCAACGCACACGGCATATCCGGATATGAAAACAATATCAAGGATATCATGGAAGAAGAGATCAAACCATATGTAGATGAGGCAAGGACAGACAAGATGGGAAATCTCATCACCACAAAGAAAGGTGAAGGTCCTGCCATTATGCTGGCAGCACACATGGACGAGATCGGACTGATGGTCCAGTACATCGATGACAACGGATTCCTGCGTTTCGTAAAGATCGGAGGATGGTTCGACCAGACCCTTCACAGCCAGAGAGTGGTCGTTCACGGAAGCAACGGCCCTATTACAGGTGTCATCGGATCAAAACCACCACATGTAATGAAAGAGGAAGACAGGAAGAGACCGGTAAAGGCCGAGGACATGTTCATCGATATCGGTGCAAAGGACAAGGAAGATGCCATCAACATGGGAGTCGATGTCGGAACTGCCATCTCTCTTGACAGGGATTACGCACCTCTTGCCAACGGACTTGTCACATGTAAGGCATTCGATAACCGTGCAGGAGTTGCAATGCTCATCGATGCAATGAAACAGCTCTCTGAAAACCATGTAAAGGCAACTGTACATGCTGTGGGAACCGTGCAGGAAGAGGTCGGGCTTAAAGGTGCACGCACATCCGCATTTGGACTGAACCCTGATGTTGCCATTGCAGTTGATGTTACATTCCCCGGAGATCATCCAGGTATTGACAAGAAGGATTCTGCACTGGAAATGGGAAAAGGTGCAGTTATCACGGTCGTTGATGCATCCGGAAGAGGTCTTATCGCAGACAGGAATGTCGTGAAGTGGCTGAAAGAGACCGCTGAGGAGAATGACATACCATACCAACTCAATGTAGGCGGTGGCGGTACAACAGATGCTACTGCAATTCACCTCACCCGAGAAGGTATTCCTTCAAGCACCATCAGCGTGCCTACAAGATATATCCACTCCCCTGTTGAAGTGCTGTCCCTGGAAGACCTTCAGGCATGTGCAGACCTTATCGCAAAGGCAGTTCTCAATATCGACAAGTACTTCTAA
- the mdh gene encoding malate dehydrogenase, whose translation MKKIAVIGSGNVGCATVQRIAELEIGNIVMTDATEGVAKGKALDIIEAAPVLGYDVEILGTSDYSDIEGSDIVVIAAGVARKKGMVRDDLMKVNANIIKEVSEKILLYAPDAIVITVTNPLDIMTYATQKCTGFDTNRVFGMSGMLDSSRFAAFIAMELGISAKDVSALVLGGHGDSMVALPQYTTVSGVPLPELLPEDTIERLVKRTVNAGTEIVEYLKTGSSFFAPAAAIGSMVESIVNDQKRVIPASSYLQGEYGEDGLYLGVPVILGKNGIEKVIELELTESQQQAFSISADHIRKSILKLQL comes from the coding sequence ATGAAAAAGATTGCAGTCATAGGATCAGGTAACGTTGGTTGCGCTACTGTTCAACGTATCGCAGAGCTTGAAATTGGAAATATTGTCATGACCGATGCTACTGAGGGTGTGGCTAAAGGGAAGGCACTTGATATCATTGAGGCTGCCCCCGTTCTCGGCTATGATGTTGAGATACTGGGTACCAGTGATTACTCTGATATTGAAGGTTCTGATATTGTGGTCATTGCCGCAGGAGTTGCACGTAAAAAAGGAATGGTACGTGATGATCTGATGAAGGTCAATGCAAATATCATAAAAGAGGTTTCTGAAAAGATCTTACTATATGCACCCGATGCTATAGTTATCACTGTAACCAATCCACTTGATATCATGACGTATGCTACACAGAAATGTACCGGATTTGATACAAATCGGGTATTTGGAATGAGCGGGATGCTTGATTCAAGTAGGTTTGCAGCTTTCATTGCTATGGAACTTGGTATTTCTGCAAAGGATGTTTCTGCACTGGTACTTGGTGGGCACGGTGATTCCATGGTCGCATTGCCACAATATACCACAGTGTCAGGTGTTCCATTACCTGAACTACTTCCTGAAGATACGATAGAGAGGCTTGTAAAGCGAACTGTCAACGCAGGAACTGAAATTGTTGAATATCTTAAGACTGGCAGTTCCTTCTTTGCTCCTGCAGCAGCCATTGGATCGATGGTTGAATCCATAGTTAATGACCAAAAAAGAGTAATTCCAGCATCCTCTTACTTGCAGGGTGAATATGGTGAGGATGGACTGTATCTGGGAGTACCTGTGATCTTAGGTAAGAATGGCATAGAAAAGGTCATCGAACTCGAACTTACAGAAAGCCAACAACAGGCATTTTCAATATCTGCTGATCATATACGTAAAAGCATATTAAAATTGCAGCTGTGA
- a CDS encoding 3-oxoacyl-ACP reductase family protein translates to MKFIICYDFDLFFDKRNTYMLKDKVILITGSSRGIGRATALLAAENHATVIINYNESEDEATDLVDEITEKGYKATMVKADVSVESDVKEMFDLIKKQYLKLDILVNNAGVMQNNLLMMTSTKSFEHIIDVNLKGTFLCTRYASNIMRKQRSGKIINLSSIIGLNGNAGQTAYSASKAGVVGFTRSAAKELGRYGITVNAIAPGFIETDLTRDVKEEIRGKLIANIALGRSGKPEDVAKVILFLSSELGDYVSGQVISVDGCQVI, encoded by the coding sequence ATGAAATTCATCATATGTTATGATTTTGACCTGTTTTTCGATAAAAGGAACACATACATGCTCAAAGACAAAGTAATACTGATCACAGGATCCAGCCGGGGAATTGGGAGAGCTACAGCCTTATTAGCAGCAGAGAACCATGCAACTGTGATCATCAACTACAACGAAAGTGAAGATGAAGCTACTGATCTTGTAGATGAAATTACAGAGAAAGGGTATAAGGCGACCATGGTAAAAGCTGATGTATCTGTTGAGAGCGATGTAAAGGAGATGTTCGACCTCATCAAAAAGCAATATTTAAAACTCGACATACTTGTCAATAATGCCGGAGTAATGCAAAACAATCTATTGATGATGACAAGTACAAAGTCGTTTGAACATATTATTGATGTTAATCTGAAAGGAACTTTCCTATGCACCCGATATGCTTCGAACATAATGAGAAAGCAACGATCTGGAAAGATCATTAACCTCTCATCTATAATAGGACTGAATGGAAATGCCGGCCAAACCGCATACTCGGCCAGCAAAGCAGGAGTCGTAGGATTCACGAGATCTGCAGCAAAAGAGCTTGGAAGATATGGAATTACTGTAAATGCAATTGCACCAGGGTTCATTGAAACTGACCTGACAAGAGATGTGAAAGAAGAAATTCGTGGTAAACTTATAGCAAATATAGCTCTTGGTCGAAGTGGCAAACCGGAAGACGTTGCAAAAGTTATTCTTTTTTTAAGTTCAGAGCTTGGGGATTATGTAAGCGGCCAGGTGATATCTGTTGATGGCTGCCAGGTTATTTGA